From Streptomyces sp. 6-11-2, one genomic window encodes:
- a CDS encoding GPP34 family phosphoprotein: MTTPRDLLIVSMDVPSERPVEQGDLSLALAGAELADLLTGGAAGLDGDRIVPLPRRDTGDRLLDQAAASLDGRPPYESVEDWLWRRGEGLAVTYIDALDAEGQLTGRRHRWMPARGGRKAPADTPARRRAAERWSSHDPVIAGLAAAVGIEAEPGAPLTAPDDDALVTVLATVNDAVTELEAVRQRRRIENAAFDNIWRAP; encoded by the coding sequence ATGACCACACCTCGGGACCTGTTGATCGTCAGCATGGACGTCCCGTCCGAGCGCCCCGTCGAACAGGGCGATCTGTCTCTCGCGCTGGCGGGCGCCGAACTGGCCGACCTCCTCACCGGCGGGGCCGCCGGCCTGGACGGCGACCGCATCGTGCCGCTCCCCCGGCGGGACACCGGGGACCGCCTCCTGGACCAGGCGGCGGCGTCGCTCGACGGGCGGCCGCCGTACGAGTCCGTCGAGGACTGGCTGTGGCGCCGCGGCGAGGGCCTGGCCGTGACCTACATCGACGCCCTGGACGCGGAGGGGCAGCTCACCGGGCGGCGGCACCGCTGGATGCCCGCGCGCGGCGGCCGGAAGGCGCCCGCCGACACACCGGCGCGGCGCCGGGCCGCCGAGCGCTGGTCCTCCCACGACCCCGTCATCGCCGGGCTCGCGGCCGCCGTCGGCATCGAGGCCGAGCCGGGCGCCCCGCTCACCGCCCCGGACGACGACGCCCTGGTCACCGTGCTGGCCACCGTCAACGACGCGGTGACGGAGCTGGAGGCCGTACGGCAGCGGCGGCGCATCGAGAACGCGGCCTTCGACAACATCTGGCGCGCTCCCTGA
- the cimA gene encoding citramalate synthase codes for MTASSQLDDSFHVFDTTLRDGAQREGINLTVADKLAIARHLDDFGVGFIEGGWPGANPRDTEFFARAKQEIDFRHAKLVAFGATRRAGAKAADDPQVRALLESGAEVITLVAKSHDRHVELALRTTLEENLEMVRDTVSHLRAEGRRVFVDCEHFFDGYRANPQYAKAVVRTAAEAGADVVILCDTNGGMLPAQVQAVVSTVLADTGARLGIHAQDDTGCAVANTLAAVDAGATHVQCTANGYGERVGNANLFPVVAALELKYGKRVLPEGRLREMTRISHAIAEVVNLTPSTHQPYVGVSAFAHKAGLHASAIKVDPDLYQHIDPEQVGNTMRMLVSDMAGRASIELKGKELGIDLGDDRELVGRVVERVKERELKGYTYEAADASFELLLRAEAEGRPLRYFDVESWRAIVEDRPDGTHANEATVKLWAKSERIVATAEGNGPVNALDRALRVALEKIYPELASLGLVDYKVRILEGKHGTSSTTRVLISTSDGQGEWSTVGVADNVIAASWQALEDAYTYGLLRAGVEPAK; via the coding sequence ATGACCGCATCCAGCCAGCTCGACGATTCGTTCCACGTCTTCGACACCACCCTGCGCGACGGCGCCCAGCGTGAGGGGATCAACCTCACGGTCGCCGACAAGCTGGCCATCGCTCGGCACCTGGACGACTTCGGCGTGGGCTTCATCGAGGGTGGCTGGCCCGGCGCGAACCCGCGGGACACCGAGTTCTTCGCCCGCGCCAAGCAGGAGATCGACTTCCGGCACGCCAAGCTCGTCGCCTTCGGGGCGACCCGCCGGGCCGGCGCCAAGGCGGCGGACGACCCCCAGGTCAGGGCGCTGCTGGAGTCCGGCGCCGAGGTGATCACCCTGGTCGCCAAGTCGCACGACCGGCATGTGGAGCTGGCGTTGCGCACCACCTTGGAGGAGAACCTGGAGATGGTCCGCGACACCGTCTCCCACCTGCGCGCCGAGGGCCGCCGGGTCTTCGTCGACTGCGAGCACTTCTTCGACGGCTACCGCGCCAACCCCCAGTACGCCAAGGCCGTCGTCCGCACCGCCGCGGAGGCCGGCGCGGACGTGGTGATCCTCTGCGACACCAACGGCGGCATGCTGCCCGCCCAGGTCCAGGCGGTCGTCTCCACCGTCCTCGCGGACACCGGCGCCCGCCTCGGCATCCACGCCCAGGACGACACCGGCTGCGCGGTCGCCAACACCCTCGCGGCCGTCGACGCCGGCGCCACCCACGTGCAGTGCACGGCCAACGGCTACGGCGAGCGGGTCGGCAACGCCAACCTCTTCCCGGTGGTCGCGGCCCTGGAGCTGAAGTACGGCAAGCGGGTGCTGCCCGAGGGGCGGCTGCGCGAGATGACCCGCATCTCGCACGCCATCGCCGAGGTCGTCAACCTCACGCCCTCCACTCACCAGCCCTATGTGGGTGTCTCCGCCTTCGCCCACAAGGCCGGCCTGCACGCCTCCGCCATCAAGGTCGACCCGGACCTGTACCAGCACATCGACCCCGAGCAGGTCGGCAACACCATGCGCATGCTGGTCTCCGACATGGCCGGCCGCGCCTCCATCGAGCTCAAGGGCAAGGAACTCGGCATCGACCTCGGCGACGACCGCGAACTGGTCGGCCGCGTGGTCGAGCGCGTCAAGGAGCGCGAGCTCAAGGGCTACACCTACGAGGCGGCCGACGCGAGCTTCGAACTGCTGCTGCGCGCCGAGGCCGAGGGCAGGCCGCTGAGGTACTTCGACGTCGAGTCCTGGCGGGCCATCGTCGAGGACCGCCCCGACGGCACCCACGCCAACGAGGCCACGGTGAAGCTGTGGGCCAAGAGCGAGCGCATCGTCGCCACCGCCGAGGGCAACGGCCCGGTCAACGCCCTCGACCGCGCCCTGCGCGTGGCCCTGGAGAAGATCTACCCCGAGCTCGCCTCCCTCGGCCTGGTCGACTACAAGGTCCGTATCCTGGAGGGCAAGCACGGCACCTCCTCCACCACCCGCGTGCTGATCTCCACCTCGGACGGCCAGGGCGAGTGGTCCACGGTGGGCGTGGCGGACAACGTGATCGCGGCCTCCTGGCAGGCCCTGGAGGACGCGTACACCTACGGCCTGCTGCGCGCGGGCGTGGAACCGGCGAAGTAG
- a CDS encoding MFS transporter, whose translation MGRQHWKKIWIGSAGNMVEWYDWFVYASFATYFAGAFFPDGNPTAQLMNTAGIFAVGFFMRPVGGWLLGRVGDRKGRKAALTLTVTLMSASAVLIAVAPTYAVAGYGGALVLLAARLLQGLSVGGEYAASATYLTEASAPRHRGFASSFQYVSMTAGQILGLGLQILLQRTMSDEALHSYGWRIPFVVGALGAAVVFYLRRSMLETEVYEAVYEADATGGEERGTLRALWRHRREAFLVIALTMGGTVAYYTYTTYLTKYLANSAGLPKQTATLVSFTALIVFACLQPLAGRLSDRIGRRPLLITFAVGSTVLTVPIMTLLRRADGFWPALGLSLLALVVVTGYTSINACVKAELFPTGVRALGVALPYALANALFGGTAEYVALWFKNAGAESGFFWYVAACAAVSLVVYITMRETRDLDLARVETAEASRLTPAS comes from the coding sequence ATGGGACGACAGCACTGGAAGAAGATCTGGATCGGCTCGGCCGGAAACATGGTGGAGTGGTACGACTGGTTCGTCTACGCCAGCTTCGCCACCTACTTCGCCGGGGCCTTCTTCCCGGACGGGAACCCGACCGCCCAGCTCATGAACACCGCGGGCATCTTCGCCGTCGGCTTCTTCATGCGCCCGGTCGGTGGCTGGCTGCTCGGCAGGGTCGGCGACCGGAAGGGCCGCAAGGCGGCCCTGACCCTGACCGTCACCCTCATGTCGGCCTCCGCCGTCCTCATCGCCGTGGCGCCGACCTACGCCGTCGCCGGCTACGGCGGCGCCCTGGTCCTGCTCGCCGCACGCCTGCTCCAGGGACTGTCCGTGGGCGGCGAGTACGCGGCCAGCGCCACCTACCTCACCGAGGCCTCCGCCCCGCGCCACCGCGGCTTCGCCTCCAGTTTCCAGTACGTGTCCATGACCGCCGGCCAGATCCTCGGCCTCGGCCTCCAGATCCTGCTCCAGCGCACCATGTCCGACGAGGCCCTGCACAGCTACGGGTGGCGCATCCCGTTCGTGGTCGGCGCGCTCGGCGCGGCCGTGGTCTTCTACCTGCGCCGCAGCATGCTGGAGACCGAGGTGTACGAGGCGGTGTACGAGGCCGACGCCACCGGTGGCGAGGAGCGCGGCACCCTGCGCGCGCTGTGGCGGCACAGGCGGGAGGCGTTCCTGGTGATCGCCCTGACCATGGGCGGCACCGTGGCGTACTACACGTACACCACGTACCTGACGAAGTACCTGGCCAACTCCGCGGGCCTGCCCAAGCAGACCGCGACCCTCGTCTCCTTCACCGCGCTGATCGTCTTCGCCTGCCTCCAGCCGCTCGCCGGGCGGCTGTCCGACCGGATCGGCCGCCGGCCGCTGCTGATCACCTTCGCCGTCGGCTCCACGGTCCTGACCGTGCCGATCATGACCCTGCTGCGGCGCGCGGACGGTTTCTGGCCGGCGCTCGGACTGTCCCTGCTCGCCCTGGTCGTGGTCACCGGCTACACCTCGATCAACGCGTGCGTGAAGGCGGAGCTGTTCCCCACGGGCGTGCGCGCGCTCGGCGTGGCCCTGCCCTACGCCCTCGCCAACGCCCTCTTCGGCGGCACCGCGGAATACGTCGCCCTGTGGTTCAAGAACGCCGGCGCGGAGTCCGGATTCTTCTGGTACGTGGCGGCCTGTGCGGCCGTCTCGCTCGTGGTCTACATCACCATGCGGGAGACCAGGGACCTGGATCTGGCGCGGGTGGAGACCGCGGAGGCGTCCAGGTTGACGCCCGCATCCTGA
- a CDS encoding TetR/AcrR family transcriptional regulator gives MSTAPAPRRRTPAPPREEVLAAAMEMIAERGLEQLTMAALGREVGMSSGHLLYYFRSKDELLLQTLEWSESRLGTERGRLLTRAAPVRERLDAYVDLYVPDGHRDPHWTLWLEVWNRSLNAGEDARDRQAAIEGAWHRDLAALVAEGVSRGEFQPVDADRFAARLRALLDGFSIHVAIGLRGTDRAQVMCHLGEFLDEALSRPGLADA, from the coding sequence ATGAGCACCGCCCCCGCGCCCCGCAGACGTACCCCCGCGCCGCCGCGTGAGGAGGTGCTCGCCGCCGCCATGGAGATGATCGCCGAGCGCGGTCTGGAGCAGCTCACCATGGCGGCGCTCGGCCGCGAGGTCGGGATGAGCAGCGGCCATCTGCTGTACTACTTCCGCTCCAAGGACGAACTGCTGCTGCAGACGCTGGAGTGGAGCGAGAGCCGGCTCGGCACCGAGCGCGGCCGGCTGCTCACCCGTGCCGCCCCGGTACGCGAACGCCTCGACGCCTACGTCGACCTGTACGTGCCGGATGGTCACCGTGACCCGCACTGGACGCTGTGGCTGGAGGTCTGGAACCGCTCGCTGAACGCCGGCGAGGACGCCCGCGACCGGCAGGCCGCCATCGAGGGCGCCTGGCACCGGGACCTGGCCGCGCTGGTCGCCGAGGGCGTCTCGCGCGGCGAGTTCCAGCCGGTCGACGCGGACCGCTTCGCGGCCCGGCTGCGCGCTCTCCTCGACGGCTTCTCCATCCACGTGGCGATCGGGCTGCGCGGCACCGACCGGGCCCAAGTCATGTGCCACCTAGGGGAGTTCCTCGACGAAGCGCTGAGCCGGCCGGGGCTCGCGGACGCCTGA
- a CDS encoding agmatine/peptidylarginine deiminase, with amino-acid sequence MNTPAADGFRMPAEWAPHERTWMAWPGPNPTFDTPDDVAASRAAWASVARAVRRFEPVTVVCGPGQSAEARTLLGDGVDTVERDLDDAWMRDIGPTFLTSEAGELAAVDWTFNGWGAQDWARWEHDAKIASYVSDLAGAKTYASPLVNEGGGIHVDGEGTVLLTETVQLGPERNPHWTKEQVEAEIHAHLGTRKAIWLPRGLTGDYPPYGYGTLGHVDIVAAFARPGVVVAHHQPDPAHPDHEVTKEVIGVLKSATDADGRPLEVVEVPAPTVLEADGHWADYSYINHYLCNGGVVLCAFDDPRDEEAAGIFRRLFPDRTVTPVDARAIFAGGGGIHCITQQQPKTVVGQRAVR; translated from the coding sequence ATGAACACCCCCGCCGCCGACGGCTTCCGCATGCCCGCCGAGTGGGCGCCGCACGAGCGCACCTGGATGGCGTGGCCGGGTCCCAACCCGACCTTCGACACCCCCGACGACGTCGCCGCCTCCCGCGCCGCCTGGGCGTCGGTGGCCCGTGCCGTGCGCCGCTTCGAACCGGTGACGGTGGTCTGCGGCCCCGGCCAGTCGGCCGAGGCCCGCACCCTCCTGGGCGACGGCGTCGACACCGTCGAACGCGATCTGGACGACGCCTGGATGCGCGACATCGGCCCCACCTTCCTGACCAGTGAGGCAGGTGAACTCGCCGCCGTGGACTGGACGTTCAATGGCTGGGGAGCCCAGGACTGGGCCCGCTGGGAGCACGACGCGAAGATCGCCTCGTATGTCTCGGACCTCGCGGGCGCGAAGACGTACGCCTCCCCGCTCGTCAACGAGGGCGGCGGGATCCACGTCGACGGCGAGGGCACGGTCCTGCTGACCGAGACCGTGCAGCTCGGCCCCGAGCGCAACCCGCACTGGACGAAGGAGCAGGTCGAGGCGGAGATCCACGCCCACCTCGGCACCCGCAAGGCGATCTGGCTGCCGCGCGGCCTGACCGGCGACTACCCTCCCTACGGCTACGGCACCCTCGGCCATGTCGACATCGTGGCCGCCTTCGCCCGCCCCGGTGTCGTCGTCGCCCACCACCAGCCGGACCCGGCCCACCCCGACCACGAGGTCACCAAGGAGGTCATCGGCGTCCTGAAGTCGGCCACCGACGCCGACGGCCGCCCCCTGGAGGTCGTCGAAGTCCCCGCCCCCACCGTCCTGGAGGCCGACGGGCACTGGGCCGACTACTCCTACATCAACCACTACCTCTGCAACGGCGGCGTCGTCCTGTGCGCCTTCGACGACCCGCGCGACGAGGAGGCGGCCGGCATCTTCCGCCGGCTCTTCCCCGACCGCACGGTGACCCCGGTCGACGCCCGCGCCATCTTCGCCGGCGGTGGAGGCATCCACTGCATCACCCAGCAGCAGCCCAAGACGGTCGTCGGGCAGCGGGCGGTCAGGTAG
- a CDS encoding urease subunit alpha codes for MSIDPYAYAATHGPRAGDRVRLGDSGLVVRIESDAQQYGDEFLAGFGKTARDGLHLKAAAVRETCDVVISNVVVIDAVQGIRKVSIGIREGRIHSIGRAGNPDTLDGVDVVVGTGTTIVSGEGLIATAGAVDPHVHLLSPRIMEASLASGVTTIIGQEFGPVWGVGVNSPWALRHAFGAFDAWPVNIGFLGRGSSSHPAPLVEALAEGGALGFKVHEDMGAHTRALDTALRVAEEHDVQVALHSDGLNECLSVEDTLRVLEGRTIHAFHIEGCGGGHVPNVLKMAGVPNVIGSSTNPTLPFGRDAVAEHYGMIVSVHDLKTDLPGDAAMARDRIRAGTMGAEDVLHDLGAIGITSSDAQGMGRAGETVRRTFAMAGKMKAELGPVDGDGPDDDNARVLRYIAKLTINPSIAHGLSHEVGSIETGKLADIVLWRPEFFGAKPQLVLKSGFPAYGVVGDPNAATDTCEPLVLGPQFGAHGATPAEISVAFVAQAAVDQGHDTMPTRRRRVAVRGTRGIGPADLRLNSRTGSVDVDQRTGLVTLDGDPIRSEPAESVSLNRLYFL; via the coding sequence ATGAGCATCGACCCGTACGCGTACGCGGCCACCCACGGCCCGCGGGCCGGCGACCGCGTCCGCCTCGGGGACTCCGGGCTGGTGGTCCGGATCGAGTCCGACGCGCAGCAGTACGGCGACGAGTTCCTCGCCGGCTTCGGCAAGACCGCCCGGGACGGACTGCACCTCAAGGCGGCGGCGGTCCGCGAGACCTGCGACGTGGTGATCAGCAACGTCGTCGTCATCGACGCCGTGCAGGGCATCCGCAAGGTCTCCATAGGAATCCGCGAGGGCCGGATCCACTCCATCGGGCGGGCCGGGAACCCCGACACCCTCGACGGCGTCGACGTGGTCGTCGGCACCGGTACCACGATCGTGTCCGGCGAGGGGCTGATCGCCACGGCCGGCGCCGTCGACCCCCATGTGCACCTGCTGTCGCCGCGCATCATGGAGGCCTCGCTCGCCTCCGGCGTGACCACCATCATCGGCCAGGAGTTCGGGCCGGTGTGGGGCGTGGGCGTCAACTCGCCGTGGGCGCTGCGGCACGCCTTCGGCGCCTTCGACGCGTGGCCGGTCAACATCGGCTTCCTGGGCCGCGGTTCGTCCTCGCACCCGGCCCCGCTGGTCGAGGCGCTGGCCGAGGGCGGCGCCCTGGGCTTCAAGGTGCACGAGGACATGGGCGCCCACACCCGTGCCCTCGACACCGCCCTGCGGGTCGCCGAGGAGCACGACGTACAAGTCGCCCTGCACAGCGACGGACTGAACGAGTGCCTGTCGGTCGAGGACACCCTGCGCGTCCTGGAGGGACGCACGATCCACGCCTTCCACATCGAGGGCTGCGGCGGCGGACACGTCCCCAACGTGCTGAAGATGGCCGGGGTCCCGAACGTCATCGGCTCCTCCACCAACCCCACCCTGCCCTTCGGCCGGGACGCGGTCGCCGAGCACTACGGCATGATCGTCTCCGTCCACGACCTCAAGACCGACCTGCCCGGCGACGCGGCCATGGCCCGCGACCGCATCCGTGCCGGGACCATGGGCGCCGAGGACGTGCTGCACGACCTGGGCGCGATCGGCATCACCTCCTCCGACGCCCAGGGCATGGGCCGGGCCGGCGAGACCGTGCGCCGCACCTTCGCCATGGCCGGGAAGATGAAGGCCGAGTTGGGCCCGGTCGACGGGGACGGCCCGGACGACGACAACGCGCGCGTTCTGCGCTACATCGCCAAGCTGACGATCAACCCCTCCATCGCGCACGGCCTCTCCCACGAGGTCGGCTCGATCGAGACCGGCAAGCTGGCCGACATCGTGCTGTGGCGCCCCGAGTTCTTCGGTGCCAAGCCGCAACTCGTCCTCAAGTCCGGGTTCCCCGCGTACGGCGTGGTGGGCGACCCCAACGCGGCCACCGACACCTGCGAACCCCTCGTACTGGGACCGCAGTTCGGCGCGCACGGCGCCACCCCGGCCGAGATCTCGGTCGCGTTCGTCGCCCAGGCCGCCGTGGACCAGGGCCACGACACGATGCCCACCCGGCGGCGCCGGGTCGCCGTGCGCGGCACCCGCGGTATCGGCCCCGCCGACCTGCGCCTCAACTCCCGTACCGGATCCGTCGACGTCGACCAGCGCACCGGCCTGGTCACCCTGGACGGCGACCCGATCCGCTCCGAGCCCGCCGAGTCGGTCTCCCTCAACCGCCTGTACTTCCTGTGA
- the ureA gene encoding urease subunit gamma, with protein MRLTPTERDRLLLFTAAGLARARRARGLRLNVPEATALIADTVCEAARDGARLAEAIERARTALGPDDVLPGVADVVTEVHVEAVFDDGSRLAVVSDPIAGGGLGEMGPGALLPGPEHAEPEAAVRLTVTNTASVPVSVTSHFHFFEANPRLDFPRERAYGMRLAVPAGSSVRFGPGESAEVGLVPIGGERIAIGFAGLVDGPLDAPGAKEEALRRAAACGYLGADR; from the coding sequence GTGAGACTGACCCCCACCGAGCGCGACCGGCTGCTGCTGTTCACCGCCGCCGGACTGGCCCGTGCCCGCAGGGCCCGCGGCCTGAGGCTCAACGTGCCGGAGGCCACCGCCCTGATCGCCGACACGGTGTGCGAGGCAGCCCGCGACGGCGCCCGGCTCGCCGAGGCGATCGAGCGTGCCCGCACGGCGCTCGGCCCGGACGACGTCCTGCCCGGCGTGGCGGACGTGGTCACCGAGGTCCACGTCGAGGCCGTCTTCGACGACGGCTCACGGCTCGCGGTGGTCTCCGACCCGATCGCGGGGGGAGGGCTGGGCGAGATGGGGCCGGGCGCGCTGCTGCCGGGACCGGAGCACGCCGAGCCGGAGGCGGCCGTACGGCTCACGGTCACCAACACCGCGTCCGTGCCGGTCTCCGTCACCTCGCACTTCCACTTCTTCGAGGCCAACCCGCGCCTCGACTTCCCGCGCGAGCGGGCCTACGGCATGCGGCTCGCGGTGCCCGCCGGATCGTCGGTGCGGTTCGGGCCGGGGGAGAGTGCAGAGGTCGGCCTCGTGCCGATCGGCGGCGAGCGGATCGCGATCGGCTTCGCCGGCCTCGTCGACGGGCCCCTGGACGCGCCGGGGGCAAAGGAAGAGGCCCTGCGCCGGGCCGCCGCCTGCGGATACCTGGGAGCCGACCGATGA